The following coding sequences lie in one Thermodesulfobacteriota bacterium genomic window:
- the mdh gene encoding malate dehydrogenase produces the protein MKVTVLGAAGGIGQPLSLLLKNALPAGSKLALYDVVPVVVGVGVDLSHIPTAVQVSGHGKDDLDKALKGADVVVIPAGVPRKPGMTRDDLFNVNAGIVKNLMEAAAKACPKACFAIITNPVNSTVPIAAEVLKKAKVFNPKKLFGVTTLDVIRAKTFVAELKKLDPVKTKVTVIGGHSGNTILPLLSKVKGATFTQAELDTLTPRIQEAGTEVVEAKAGAGSATLSMAEAAARFTMALLHGLNGKESVQCAYVAVEGQPTDYFALPVRLGKGGIVKVPGYGRLSAYEKKLFDAMIPTLRDNIQKGVEFARKG, from the coding sequence CGTGCTCGGCGCCGCCGGCGGCATCGGCCAGCCCCTGTCCCTGCTCCTCAAGAACGCGCTCCCCGCCGGTTCCAAGCTGGCCCTCTACGATGTGGTCCCGGTGGTGGTGGGGGTCGGGGTCGACTTGAGCCACATCCCCACCGCGGTGCAGGTGAGCGGGCACGGCAAGGACGACCTGGACAAGGCCCTCAAGGGCGCCGACGTCGTGGTCATCCCGGCGGGGGTGCCCCGCAAGCCCGGCATGACCCGGGACGACCTCTTCAACGTGAACGCCGGCATCGTGAAGAACCTGATGGAGGCCGCGGCCAAGGCCTGCCCGAAGGCCTGCTTCGCGATCATCACCAACCCGGTCAACTCCACCGTCCCCATTGCCGCCGAGGTCCTGAAGAAGGCCAAGGTCTTCAATCCGAAGAAGCTCTTCGGCGTCACCACCCTCGACGTGATCCGCGCCAAGACCTTCGTGGCAGAGCTCAAGAAGCTCGACCCGGTGAAGACCAAGGTCACGGTGATCGGCGGGCACAGCGGCAACACGATCCTGCCGCTCCTCTCCAAGGTGAAGGGAGCCACGTTCACCCAGGCCGAGCTCGACACGCTCACGCCCCGCATCCAGGAGGCGGGCACCGAGGTGGTGGAGGCCAAGGCCGGCGCGGGCTCGGCCACCCTCTCCATGGCCGAGGCCGCCGCCCGTTTCACCATGGCGCTGCTCCACGGTTTGAACGGCAAGGAGTCGGTGCAGTGTGCCTACGTGGCGGTGGAGGGGCAGCCCACCGACTACTTTGCGCTGCCCGTGCGGCTCGGGAAGGGCGGCATCGTCAAGGTGCCGGGGTACGGGCGGCTGAGCGCCTACGAGAAGAAGCTCTTCGACGCCATGATCCCGACGCTGCGCGACAACATCCAGAAGGGCGTGGAGTTCGCGCGCAAGGGCTGA